A window of Streptomyces marispadix contains these coding sequences:
- a CDS encoding sugar ABC transporter ATP-binding protein produces MPDLTVAQNIFIGREPRGRLLLDERALGERARELIERLELPLDPRRRVGTLTVAQQQTVEIAKALSYDARVLIMDEPTAALNDAEVRVLHALIRRFTGKDGGSGDGGPDAVGGPGSSNGSSNGSSKGNGTESGTGVIYISHRMEELKSLADRITVIRDGQYVDTLPAAETPMREVVSLMVGRELDGGAGPQGVRDDRETVLSVRGLSTKELLRDVSLDLKRGEILGLAGLMGAGRTEFARALVGADPVTAGTVTLEGRKVRIGSPADAARHGIGYLSEDRKNYGLLLEQDVATNIGIGSLKQRFQSAGFVDARAMRAAAEEFIGKLGIRTPSAGQTVKHLSGGNQQKVVIAKWLLKDCDILVFDEPTRGIDVGAKEEIHRLVDELAQQGKSLIVISSDLPEVLRLSHRVVVMCEGRVTGELSADEATQEKVMHYATLRAAPESGSGPGTGSGPGPGPGPGGRASSASAASVPPADGNGRQEMVR; encoded by the coding sequence ATGCCCGACCTCACGGTCGCGCAGAACATCTTCATCGGACGGGAGCCGCGGGGGCGCCTGCTGCTCGACGAGCGCGCCCTCGGCGAGCGCGCCCGTGAACTGATCGAGCGGCTGGAGCTGCCGCTCGACCCGCGGCGCCGCGTGGGCACGCTCACCGTCGCACAGCAGCAGACGGTCGAGATCGCCAAGGCGCTGTCGTACGACGCCAGAGTGCTGATCATGGACGAGCCGACGGCGGCGCTGAACGACGCCGAGGTACGCGTACTGCACGCGCTGATACGGCGGTTCACGGGGAAGGACGGCGGGAGCGGAGACGGCGGCCCGGATGCGGTAGGCGGACCCGGCAGCAGCAACGGCAGCAGCAACGGCAGCAGCAAGGGCAACGGCACCGAGAGCGGCACCGGCGTCATCTACATCTCGCACCGCATGGAAGAGCTGAAGTCGCTGGCCGACCGCATCACGGTCATCCGCGACGGACAGTACGTCGACACGCTCCCGGCGGCGGAGACCCCCATGCGCGAGGTCGTATCGCTCATGGTCGGCCGCGAACTCGACGGCGGCGCGGGCCCCCAGGGCGTGCGCGACGACCGCGAGACGGTCCTCAGCGTGCGCGGTCTGTCGACGAAGGAGCTGCTGAGGGATGTGTCGCTGGACCTGAAGCGCGGTGAGATCCTCGGCCTCGCCGGGCTGATGGGCGCCGGGCGCACCGAATTCGCCCGCGCCCTCGTCGGCGCCGACCCGGTCACCGCCGGGACCGTCACCCTCGAAGGCCGCAAGGTCAGGATCGGCAGCCCGGCGGACGCCGCCCGGCACGGCATCGGCTATCTCTCCGAGGACCGCAAGAACTACGGCCTGCTGCTGGAGCAGGACGTCGCGACCAACATCGGGATCGGGTCGCTCAAGCAGCGCTTCCAGTCGGCCGGTTTCGTCGACGCCCGTGCGATGCGTGCCGCCGCGGAGGAGTTCATCGGCAAGCTCGGCATCCGTACTCCCTCCGCCGGTCAGACGGTCAAGCATCTCTCCGGCGGCAATCAGCAGAAGGTCGTCATCGCCAAGTGGCTGCTGAAGGACTGCGACATCCTCGTCTTCGACGAGCCGACCCGCGGCATCGACGTGGGCGCGAAGGAGGAGATCCACCGCCTCGTCGACGAACTGGCGCAGCAGGGCAAGTCGTTGATCGTGATCTCGTCCGACCTCCCCGAGGTGCTGCGGTTGTCGCACCGCGTCGTCGTGATGTGCGAGGGCCGGGTCACCGGCGAACTGTCGGCGGACGAGGCCACGCAGGAGAAGGTCATGCACTACGCGACGCTGCGTGCCGCGCCGGAATCCGGGTCCGGTCCCGGTACGGGCTCCGGTCCCGGTCCCGGTCCCGGTCCCGGTGGCAGGGCGTCCTCGGCATCCGCGGCTTCCGTACCACCCGCAGACGGCAACGGCAGGCAGGAGATGGTCCGATGA
- a CDS encoding DUF4185 domain-containing protein, whose product MLRAGLGTVAGAVGAAAVQPAPPAAAEPGPAAITGTKIKNLTGPQETGAFGAHWTDLGIPVLSPGGGMLYIAGDTFDGEAAMEGDWRAPVGLRSSSTDPASLTVDGSVGGAHARGLVPEGHENGNTALPSDVFAIGDTLYMHLMRGPLHRTHHTDFWRSADNGENWEYLCQWPGDMLGGQFQQKTYAVADDGWCYVLSSVFNRDTVSGLLLHRVPHDRVGDPAAYEPWGHADGSWGWGKAATTVTTPRKWGEICLRAMGGKYALSWLNMDPLDMRVQIFATPTSDLFGTPEQTVIVPTTPGTESGNAVASPYGGFIVPGSTFEDFHMIVSQWYDNLNYRCMQYRINGLAA is encoded by the coding sequence CTGCTGCGCGCCGGACTCGGAACCGTAGCGGGCGCGGTGGGAGCAGCCGCCGTACAGCCCGCGCCCCCGGCAGCGGCGGAGCCGGGGCCTGCGGCGATCACCGGCACGAAGATCAAGAACCTCACCGGCCCGCAGGAGACCGGCGCCTTCGGGGCGCACTGGACGGACCTCGGCATCCCCGTGCTCAGCCCCGGCGGGGGGATGCTCTACATCGCGGGCGACACCTTCGACGGCGAGGCCGCGATGGAGGGCGACTGGCGCGCACCGGTGGGCCTGCGCTCCAGCAGCACGGACCCGGCGTCGCTCACCGTCGACGGCAGCGTCGGCGGCGCGCACGCCAGGGGCCTCGTCCCCGAGGGCCACGAGAACGGCAACACCGCTCTGCCGTCGGACGTGTTCGCGATCGGGGACACGCTCTACATGCATCTGATGCGCGGCCCGCTGCACCGCACCCATCACACCGACTTCTGGCGCTCGGCCGACAACGGCGAGAACTGGGAGTACCTGTGCCAGTGGCCGGGCGACATGCTCGGCGGGCAGTTCCAGCAGAAGACCTACGCGGTCGCGGACGACGGCTGGTGCTACGTCCTGTCGTCCGTCTTCAACCGCGACACGGTGTCCGGCCTGCTGCTGCACCGCGTACCGCACGACCGGGTGGGCGACCCGGCCGCGTACGAGCCGTGGGGGCACGCGGACGGTTCCTGGGGCTGGGGCAAGGCGGCCACGACCGTGACCACCCCGCGGAAGTGGGGTGAGATCTGCCTGCGGGCCATGGGCGGCAAGTACGCGCTGAGCTGGCTGAACATGGACCCGCTGGACATGAGGGTGCAGATCTTCGCGACGCCGACGTCGGATCTGTTCGGCACGCCCGAGCAGACGGTCATCGTGCCGACGACGCCCGGGACCGAGAGCGGCAACGCGGTGGCCAGCCCCTACGGCGGGTTCATCGTGCCCGGCTCGACGTTCGAGGACTTCCACATGATCGTCAGCCAGTGGTACGACAACCTCAACTACCGCTGCATGCAGTACCGCATCAACGGGCTTGCGGCGTAG
- a CDS encoding ABC transporter substrate-binding protein, whose protein sequence is MTGRRALAAAVAAATALALGACGAKGEQTGAGGGKPYVAIVSKGFQQQFWQAVKKGAEQEARRQNATISFEGPATESDVEAQVNMLANSIGRKPDAVGLAALDSRALEPYLRKAQRSGTPVVAFDSGVDSDIPVTTAATDNKAAAAEAAQHMAKAVGGKGKVALVVHSQTAGSGIDRRDGFTSWMKAHAPGVELLPVQYGGGDQTKSADITKAVIASNPDVKGIYGSNEGSAMGVIQGVKESGRKDIATVGFDSGQGQINAIEEGRMAGAITQNPVAIGRQVVRASVSAIEGRKLPEVIDTGYYWYDRRNIDDPRIRSVLYH, encoded by the coding sequence GTGACGGGCCGGCGGGCCCTCGCGGCCGCGGTGGCGGCGGCCACCGCTCTCGCGCTCGGCGCGTGCGGCGCCAAGGGTGAGCAGACGGGTGCGGGCGGCGGCAAGCCGTATGTCGCGATCGTCTCGAAGGGCTTCCAGCAGCAGTTCTGGCAGGCGGTGAAGAAGGGCGCCGAGCAGGAGGCACGCAGGCAGAACGCCACCATCAGCTTCGAGGGACCCGCCACCGAGAGCGACGTCGAGGCCCAGGTGAACATGCTGGCCAACAGCATCGGGAGGAAACCGGACGCCGTGGGCCTGGCGGCGCTGGACTCCCGTGCGCTGGAGCCGTACTTGAGGAAGGCGCAGCGCAGCGGCACCCCGGTGGTCGCCTTCGACTCGGGCGTCGACAGCGACATCCCGGTGACCACGGCCGCCACCGACAACAAGGCCGCGGCGGCGGAGGCAGCGCAGCACATGGCGAAGGCCGTCGGCGGCAAGGGCAAGGTGGCGCTGGTCGTGCACAGCCAGACCGCGGGTTCGGGCATCGACCGCCGGGACGGCTTCACTTCGTGGATGAAGGCGCACGCGCCGGGAGTCGAGTTGCTGCCCGTGCAGTACGGGGGCGGTGACCAGACCAAGTCCGCCGACATCACCAAGGCGGTCATCGCCTCCAACCCGGACGTCAAGGGGATCTACGGCAGCAACGAGGGCTCCGCGATGGGCGTCATCCAGGGCGTCAAGGAGAGCGGCCGCAAGGACATCGCCACCGTCGGATTCGACTCCGGGCAGGGCCAGATCAACGCGATCGAAGAGGGCCGCATGGCGGGCGCGATCACCCAGAACCCGGTGGCCATCGGCCGTCAGGTCGTCAGGGCGTCGGTGTCCGCGATCGAAGGCAGGAAGCTGCCCGAGGTCATCGACACCGGCTACTACTGGTACGACCGGCGCAACATCGACGATCCGAGGATTCGGTCGGTGCTCTACCACTGA
- a CDS encoding SCO4225 family membrane protein, with translation MRDRSAWKRTLSAATDNWLSRGYLTVCAALLLWTVGDALFSNDEGPSFAGVWPIFATLPTSFLVVLLAGAIGFLLPSAAMLPISVILLAAAAVINAALLGMLLRWLRSRRSQA, from the coding sequence ATGCGGGACCGCAGCGCCTGGAAGCGGACTCTGTCGGCGGCGACTGACAACTGGCTGTCGCGCGGCTATTTGACGGTGTGCGCCGCGCTGTTGCTGTGGACAGTCGGCGATGCGCTTTTCTCGAACGACGAAGGCCCGTCGTTCGCGGGAGTGTGGCCGATTTTCGCGACGCTGCCGACGAGTTTTCTCGTCGTGCTTCTGGCGGGCGCCATCGGTTTTCTGCTGCCTTCCGCGGCGATGCTTCCTATTTCCGTGATCCTTTTGGCGGCGGCGGCCGTGATCAATGCGGCACTCCTTGGAATGCTGCTGCGATGGCTGCGTAGTCGCAGGTCACAGGCGTGA
- a CDS encoding STAS domain-containing protein: MVNAVTTGDDATGEPPAQGRHGERAEEPADGPARDRTDGPVDDQMDGSAEGVPYVVSRRSERGVEVLVLAGELDLDTVQEIGPVLDGALAAGGGSVVVDLSRVSFADSSALNLLLRTHTRTRLHLCGPLQPFVERLFDVTGLSGVLTVHDSLDEAVRAAAAGD; encoded by the coding sequence ATGGTGAACGCTGTGACGACCGGTGACGACGCGACGGGTGAGCCCCCGGCACAAGGGCGGCACGGCGAGCGGGCCGAAGAGCCGGCGGACGGTCCGGCGAGGGACCGGACGGACGGTCCGGTGGACGACCAGATGGACGGGTCGGCCGAGGGTGTGCCGTACGTGGTCTCACGGCGGAGCGAGCGGGGCGTGGAAGTGCTGGTCCTCGCCGGTGAACTGGACCTCGACACCGTGCAGGAGATCGGCCCCGTGCTCGACGGGGCGCTCGCGGCGGGCGGCGGCAGCGTCGTGGTCGACCTCTCGCGGGTGAGCTTCGCGGACTCCTCGGCCCTCAATCTGCTGCTGCGCACCCACACTCGTACGCGCCTGCATCTGTGCGGGCCGCTACAGCCCTTCGTTGAGCGGCTGTTCGACGTGACGGGCCTGTCGGGCGTCCTCACGGTGCACGACAGCCTCGACGAGGCGGTACGGGCCGCGGCGGCGGGCGACTGA
- a CDS encoding RNA polymerase sigma factor SigF, with translation MTSATPTVTTTEEAVTGEPSVFEGRGADGASQKLPVVDEPEKLAPEDARELSKSLFDRLAVLEEGTHEYQYVRNTLIEINLTLVRYSARRFRSRGDDMEDIVQVGTIGLIKAIDRFDLSREVEFTTFAIPYVVGEIKRFFRDTTWDVRVPRRLQEMRMDLARANDKLTSKLGRSPRVSELAEHLGVSEEEIVEGQVAANGYNSSSLDATVNDEEGEASLADVLGERDEAMDLVEDFQALKPLLAELSERDRKIIELRFGEELTQAQIGEQLGLSQMHVSRLLSRALTGLRAGMLTSS, from the coding sequence ATGACATCCGCAACGCCGACCGTCACGACAACGGAGGAAGCCGTCACCGGCGAACCGTCCGTATTCGAAGGGCGGGGAGCCGATGGGGCATCGCAGAAACTGCCCGTCGTCGACGAGCCCGAGAAGCTCGCCCCCGAAGACGCCCGAGAACTGAGCAAGTCGCTCTTCGACCGGCTCGCCGTCCTCGAAGAGGGCACGCACGAGTACCAGTACGTGCGCAACACCCTCATCGAGATCAACCTGACGCTCGTACGGTATTCCGCCCGCCGCTTCCGCTCACGGGGCGACGACATGGAGGACATCGTGCAGGTCGGCACGATCGGCCTGATCAAGGCGATCGACCGATTCGACCTGTCGCGCGAGGTGGAGTTCACCACCTTCGCGATCCCGTACGTCGTCGGTGAGATCAAACGCTTCTTCCGCGACACCACTTGGGACGTACGCGTGCCCCGCCGCCTCCAGGAGATGCGGATGGACCTGGCGCGCGCCAACGACAAGCTCACCTCCAAGCTGGGCCGTTCGCCGCGCGTGAGCGAGCTGGCCGAGCATCTCGGGGTGAGCGAGGAGGAGATCGTCGAGGGGCAGGTCGCGGCCAACGGCTACAACTCCTCCTCGCTGGACGCCACCGTCAACGACGAGGAGGGCGAGGCGTCGCTCGCCGACGTGCTCGGCGAGCGCGACGAGGCCATGGACCTGGTCGAGGACTTCCAGGCCCTCAAGCCTCTCCTCGCCGAACTCTCCGAACGCGACCGGAAGATCATCGAACTGCGCTTCGGCGAGGAGCTGACCCAGGCGCAGATCGGCGAGCAGCTCGGCCTCTCCCAGATGCACGTCTCCCGGCTGCTCAGCCGCGCGCTGACCGGACTGCGCGCGGGCATGCTCACCAGCAGCTGA
- a CDS encoding SigB/SigF/SigG family RNA polymerase sigma factor — translation MSAVRFRAKHARHPHDDAPDTAAHFERITSLPDGPEKEELRQEVVRAWMPMADRLAQRFRNRGENLEDLQQVAALGLVKAVARYDPARGCAFESFAVPTIVGEIKRHFRDYMWDLHVPRRVQELRNRVRASSRELAVTLDDRSPTVAQIAEHSGLSQEDVVIGMEALESYSALSLDAELSKNEDGYSLLDTLGATEPGFDRVTYREAVKPQLRNLPERERYILYLRFFCDMTQSSIAEQLGISQMHVSRLISRTCERLHREVEAEVAARAHEPAPERAPMTV, via the coding sequence ATGTCAGCAGTCCGTTTCCGTGCCAAGCACGCACGCCACCCGCATGACGATGCACCCGACACCGCGGCCCACTTCGAGCGCATCACGTCGCTCCCCGACGGGCCGGAGAAGGAGGAACTGCGCCAGGAGGTCGTGAGGGCGTGGATGCCGATGGCGGACCGTCTCGCCCAGCGCTTCCGCAACCGCGGCGAGAATCTGGAGGACCTCCAGCAGGTCGCGGCACTGGGCCTCGTCAAGGCGGTGGCGCGCTACGACCCGGCGCGCGGGTGCGCCTTCGAGAGCTTCGCCGTGCCGACCATCGTCGGCGAGATCAAGCGCCATTTCCGTGACTACATGTGGGATCTGCATGTGCCGCGGCGCGTGCAGGAGCTGCGTAACCGCGTGCGGGCGAGCAGCCGTGAACTCGCGGTGACCCTCGACGACCGATCGCCCACCGTCGCGCAGATCGCCGAGCACAGCGGGCTCAGCCAGGAGGACGTCGTCATCGGCATGGAGGCGCTGGAGAGCTACAGTGCGCTGTCGCTCGACGCCGAACTGTCGAAGAACGAGGACGGCTACTCGCTGCTGGACACGCTCGGGGCCACCGAGCCCGGCTTCGACCGCGTGACCTACCGCGAGGCGGTCAAGCCGCAGTTGCGGAATCTGCCGGAGCGGGAGCGGTACATCCTCTATCTGCGGTTCTTCTGCGACATGACGCAGAGCAGCATCGCCGAACAGCTCGGGATCTCCCAGATGCACGTGTCGCGGCTGATCAGCCGTACATGCGAGCGGCTGCACCGCGAGGTCGAGGCGGAGGTGGCCGCCCGTGCGCACGAGCCAGCCCCCGAGCGGGCCCCGATGACGGTCTGA
- a CDS encoding ATP-binding protein translates to MDSVYTDVGQARKAVEQHLARACAWVDMGGVLLVVSELVTNAQRHARGQWQLRVQAERHRVRVEVSDSVPLPPRWRPGKLDGSGGWGLRIAEQCADTLEVLTSARGKTMRAQWLHPGRTGVAVA, encoded by the coding sequence ATGGATTCGGTGTACACCGACGTCGGACAGGCACGGAAGGCGGTCGAGCAGCATCTGGCTCGCGCCTGTGCGTGGGTCGACATGGGCGGTGTCCTTCTCGTGGTCTCCGAACTCGTGACGAACGCGCAGCGCCACGCCCGCGGGCAGTGGCAGTTGCGCGTACAGGCCGAACGGCACCGCGTTCGCGTCGAGGTCTCGGACAGCGTGCCGCTGCCGCCGCGGTGGCGGCCCGGCAAGTTGGACGGCAGCGGCGGCTGGGGCCTGCGGATAGCGGAGCAGTGCGCCGACACGCTGGAGGTGCTGACCTCCGCGCGTGGCAAGACGATGCGTGCGCAGTGGCTCCACCCGGGGCGCACCGGCGTTGCCGTTGCTTGA
- a CDS encoding ABC transporter permease, translated as MTAPTPTVAAPQQETGGGTPSGGRLRGGVLGRVRQLLAFASLIAIFVFFSVAGPNFLNYSNITSMLFSTVVIGTLALGATFVIVTGGIDLSVGTGMALCAVMGGVLIVEAGLPVWLGVFGTLLFGALIGLVNGLNVTVLKLPPFIATLAMMLVAQGLALVISGSAPIYFSEESGYADISTGSVVPGADFPNAVIVFALAAVAGGVVLNRTLLGRYTYSIGSNEEATALSGIDVRRWKVVVYVVSGLFTGLAGVLISARLGSAQPATGMGYELQAIAAVVIGGTSLSGGKGSIVGTVIGALIISVLNNGLQITSVPQEWQNVILGCVIVAAVYADNARRSKA; from the coding sequence ATGACAGCCCCGACCCCGACAGTCGCCGCGCCGCAGCAGGAGACCGGCGGCGGCACACCGTCCGGCGGCAGGCTGCGCGGCGGAGTGCTGGGACGGGTCCGGCAACTGCTCGCGTTCGCAAGCCTGATCGCGATATTCGTCTTCTTCTCCGTCGCCGGCCCCAACTTCCTCAACTACAGCAACATCACCTCGATGCTGTTCTCGACGGTCGTCATAGGGACGTTGGCGCTCGGCGCGACCTTCGTCATCGTCACCGGCGGCATCGATCTGTCCGTGGGCACGGGCATGGCGCTGTGTGCCGTCATGGGCGGCGTGCTGATCGTCGAGGCGGGGCTGCCCGTATGGCTCGGTGTGTTCGGGACGCTGCTGTTCGGTGCGCTGATCGGGCTCGTCAACGGGTTGAACGTCACGGTGCTGAAGCTGCCGCCGTTCATCGCGACGCTGGCGATGATGCTCGTGGCGCAGGGGCTGGCGCTCGTGATCTCGGGCAGCGCGCCCATCTACTTCTCCGAGGAGTCGGGCTACGCGGACATCTCCACCGGCAGCGTCGTACCGGGCGCGGACTTCCCCAACGCGGTGATCGTCTTCGCGCTCGCCGCCGTGGCCGGCGGAGTCGTGCTCAACAGGACGCTGCTGGGCCGCTATACGTACTCGATCGGCAGCAACGAGGAGGCCACGGCGCTCTCCGGCATCGACGTACGCAGGTGGAAGGTCGTCGTCTATGTCGTCTCGGGGCTGTTCACCGGTCTCGCCGGTGTGCTGATCTCCGCCCGGCTGGGCTCGGCGCAGCCCGCCACGGGCATGGGCTACGAATTGCAGGCGATCGCCGCGGTGGTCATCGGCGGCACGTCGCTGTCCGGCGGCAAGGGCTCCATCGTCGGTACGGTCATCGGCGCGCTCATCATCTCCGTACTGAACAACGGACTTCAGATCACCTCCGTGCCGCAGGAGTGGCAGAACGTGATCCTCGGCTGCGTGATCGTCGCCGCCGTCTACGCCGACAACGCCCGCAGGAGCAAGGCGTGA
- a CDS encoding 3-hydroxybutyrate oligomer hydrolase family protein — protein MPAPPRKRASSAAPRPYRLATVAAVTAALLSYPMPSGAAAQQQDTGRDCARTNVPRVPGAEHQKAACLEELTTAGTVASGHTDPADWAGLTPEKLPTPSGVPGLQIDGYFPDTSATNTNNGWAHDAQFVLRLPARWNGGLVVSGAPGNREQYANDRAIGDWALKRGYAFAATDKGNTGAAFHRDGRTPGDALAEWNQRVTQLTRAARATVARHYRRPPARTLATGMSNGGYLVRWQLENHPELYDGGVDWEGTLWRAGGEPPSLLTFLPPALRHYPAYEKGGPGAEKARKAMHDAGFPRGSEFLWPYFYKNYWDLTQRVYREEMDPGFDGATEAGSPFCAPGVPDGPPCDADYDYGERPAEVRDAVAKAGLTGRIGKPLITLHGTLDTLLPIGEDSDVYARMVRDAGRGGLFRYYRVEDGNHVDSLVDAFPDRLRPLTPCHRSAFTALERWLGDGRVPPRSHTVARPEKASQSELLRSCPLTGANR, from the coding sequence ATGCCCGCGCCGCCGAGAAAACGGGCCAGCAGCGCAGCCCCGCGCCCGTACCGCCTCGCGACGGTCGCCGCAGTCACCGCGGCACTGCTCTCCTACCCCATGCCCAGTGGTGCCGCGGCTCAGCAGCAGGACACCGGCCGCGACTGCGCCCGTACGAACGTGCCGCGCGTGCCCGGTGCCGAACATCAGAAGGCGGCCTGCCTGGAGGAGTTGACGACCGCGGGCACGGTCGCCTCGGGGCACACCGACCCCGCCGACTGGGCGGGGCTGACTCCGGAGAAGCTGCCGACGCCGAGCGGAGTGCCCGGCCTTCAGATCGACGGCTACTTCCCCGACACCTCCGCCACCAACACCAACAACGGCTGGGCCCACGACGCCCAGTTCGTGCTGCGGCTGCCCGCACGCTGGAACGGCGGCCTGGTCGTCAGCGGCGCTCCCGGCAACCGCGAGCAGTACGCCAACGACCGTGCCATCGGCGACTGGGCGCTCAAGCGCGGCTATGCCTTCGCCGCCACCGACAAGGGCAACACGGGCGCTGCCTTCCACCGCGACGGACGCACCCCCGGCGACGCCCTCGCCGAGTGGAACCAGCGTGTCACTCAGCTCACGCGCGCCGCCCGCGCGACCGTCGCGCGGCACTATCGGCGCCCGCCCGCAAGGACGTTGGCGACCGGCATGTCCAACGGCGGCTATCTCGTGCGCTGGCAGCTGGAGAACCATCCCGAGCTGTACGACGGCGGGGTCGACTGGGAGGGCACGCTGTGGCGCGCGGGCGGGGAGCCGCCCAGCCTGCTCACCTTCCTTCCGCCGGCGCTGCGCCACTACCCGGCGTACGAGAAGGGCGGCCCCGGGGCGGAGAAGGCCCGTAAGGCCATGCACGACGCGGGCTTCCCACGGGGCTCGGAGTTCCTCTGGCCGTACTTCTACAAGAACTACTGGGATCTCACGCAGCGCGTCTACCGGGAGGAGATGGACCCCGGCTTCGACGGCGCCACCGAGGCGGGCAGCCCGTTCTGCGCTCCGGGAGTCCCGGACGGGCCGCCGTGCGACGCGGACTACGACTACGGCGAGCGCCCGGCCGAGGTGCGCGACGCCGTGGCGAAGGCGGGCCTGACCGGCCGGATCGGCAAGCCCCTGATCACGCTGCACGGCACCCTCGACACGCTGCTGCCCATCGGCGAGGACTCGGACGTCTACGCGCGCATGGTGCGCGACGCCGGGCGCGGCGGGCTGTTCCGCTACTACCGCGTCGAGGACGGCAACCACGTCGACTCGCTCGTCGACGCCTTCCCCGACAGGCTGCGCCCGCTCACGCCGTGCCACCGCTCGGCGTTCACCGCGCTGGAGCGCTGGCTCGGCGACGGGAGGGTGCCGCCGCGCAGCCATACGGTCGCCAGGCCCGAAAAGGCTTCGCAGAGCGAGCTGTTGAGGAGCTGCCCGCTGACGGGCGCGAATCGCTGA
- a CDS encoding ATP-binding cassette domain-containing protein — MRLDLRRGEVLALVGENGAGKSTLMKLLSGIHTPDAGEFVLDGERVRIAGPPAGAAAGHQHHPPGVQPDARPHGRAEHLHRTGAAGAPAARRARPRRARP; from the coding sequence ATGCGTCTCGACCTCCGTCGCGGCGAGGTGCTCGCGCTCGTCGGCGAGAACGGCGCCGGCAAGTCGACGCTGATGAAGCTGCTTTCGGGCATCCACACACCGGACGCCGGTGAGTTCGTACTGGACGGCGAGCGGGTGCGCATCGCCGGCCCCCCGGCAGGCGCAGCGGCTGGGCATCAGCATCATCCACCAGGAGTTCAACCTGATGCCCGACCTCACGGTCGCGCAGAACATCTTCATCGGACGGGAGCCGCGGGGGCGCCTGCTGCTCGACGAGCGCGCCCTCGGCGAGCGCGCCCGTGA
- a CDS encoding ferritin-like domain-containing protein: protein MSTHDLYTLSPGAEGWEVPASGAARFSWDYDDGRDRLLALYQKGKDKQWDGQLRIDWDLEVDPYDPLGTPDEAMSLYGTSYWDRMSEAERADLRRHYASWQFSQFLHGEQGAMVCAARIVESVPDLDAKFYSATQTMDEARHAEIYGRFLHEKVGMVYPINDNLQSLLGDTLRDSRWDMPYLGMQVLIEGLALAAFGMIRDTTSKPLPKQILAYVMQDEARHVAFGRMALRDYYKQLTEAELREREDFVIEGCYLMRDRLKGVEVLENFGVPRAEAEVFSEQSDFLKLFRKLLFSRIVPCVRDIGLWGERLQRAYLDMGVFEMGDQNLDLLMAQDEEIAEKLDAERFAAEEAERTAEVADAIAEGERESEGEPEEAEAGGATR, encoded by the coding sequence ATGTCCACGCACGACCTCTACACGCTGAGCCCGGGGGCCGAGGGCTGGGAGGTGCCTGCCTCCGGTGCGGCCCGCTTCAGCTGGGACTACGACGACGGCCGCGACCGTCTGCTCGCCCTCTATCAGAAGGGCAAGGACAAGCAGTGGGACGGCCAGTTGCGCATCGACTGGGACCTGGAGGTCGATCCGTACGACCCGCTCGGCACTCCCGACGAGGCCATGTCGCTGTACGGCACGTCCTACTGGGACAGGATGAGCGAGGCCGAACGGGCCGATCTGCGAAGGCACTACGCGTCCTGGCAGTTCAGCCAGTTCCTCCACGGCGAGCAGGGCGCCATGGTGTGCGCCGCTCGGATCGTGGAGTCCGTACCCGACCTCGACGCGAAGTTCTACTCCGCGACCCAGACCATGGACGAGGCCCGGCACGCGGAGATCTACGGGCGCTTCCTGCACGAGAAGGTCGGGATGGTCTACCCGATCAACGACAACCTCCAGTCCCTGCTGGGCGACACCCTCCGCGACTCCCGCTGGGACATGCCGTATCTGGGCATGCAGGTGCTGATCGAGGGGCTGGCGCTCGCCGCCTTCGGCATGATCCGCGACACCACGAGCAAGCCGCTGCCCAAGCAGATCCTCGCCTACGTCATGCAGGACGAGGCCCGGCACGTGGCCTTCGGACGGATGGCGCTGCGCGACTACTACAAGCAGCTCACCGAGGCCGAACTGCGCGAGCGCGAGGACTTCGTGATCGAGGGCTGCTATCTGATGCGCGACCGCCTCAAGGGCGTGGAGGTGCTGGAGAACTTCGGCGTTCCGCGTGCGGAGGCGGAGGTCTTCAGCGAGCAGTCGGACTTCCTGAAGCTCTTCCGGAAGCTGCTCTTCAGCCGCATCGTGCCCTGCGTCCGCGACATCGGGCTGTGGGGCGAGCGGCTACAGCGTGCGTACCTCGACATGGGCGTCTTCGAGATGGGCGACCAGAACCTGGATCTGCTGATGGCCCAGGACGAGGAGATCGCGGAGAAGCTGGACGCGGAACGCTTCGCCGCGGAGGAGGCCGAACGTACCGCCGAGGTCGCCGACGCCATCGCCGAGGGCGAGCGCGAGAGCGAGGGCGAGCCGGAGGAAGCGGAAGCGGGCGGCGCCACGCGCTGA